A window from Microcoleus sp. FACHB-831 encodes these proteins:
- a CDS encoding RNA ligase family protein: MSTFKVEVVKINSIASHPNADRLDIATFEGMAYQVITAKGNFKSGDLAYYFPIDSIIPDKFVDEFGIGSYYSKKLRAAKLRGIFSEGLLIPVGDNFQGNVGDDCTEYFGVTKYEYPLPQSMNGDAEAPIGHYKFPSPENLKRYRDILHYGEEVVVTEKIHGTNFSVLVDANGTTHIGSHNYFWKNNENNKNLVYIRAYNENLYLQKLPTGTQVFGEIYGVQDIKYGLNNGKIGIAIFAIRRGANFLNWEEFVAFCEEFSLPRVPVLYAGGYSWEAVSQFNNADSVLSPDCMMEGVVVQPLVEKTHPEIGRVVLKLISDRYLLRQNGTELH; encoded by the coding sequence ATGAGTACGTTTAAAGTAGAAGTTGTAAAAATAAATAGTATCGCTTCTCACCCCAATGCAGACAGGCTGGACATTGCGACCTTTGAAGGAATGGCGTATCAGGTAATTACTGCCAAAGGTAATTTTAAGTCTGGTGATTTGGCGTATTACTTCCCCATCGATAGCATTATTCCCGACAAGTTTGTAGATGAATTTGGAATTGGTTCTTACTATTCTAAGAAACTGCGGGCAGCTAAACTGCGCGGGATTTTCTCTGAAGGTTTGCTTATCCCTGTTGGGGATAATTTCCAGGGGAATGTGGGGGATGATTGCACAGAATATTTCGGGGTTACAAAGTATGAATACCCTCTGCCGCAAAGCATGAATGGGGATGCAGAAGCCCCGATTGGTCATTACAAGTTCCCCAGCCCAGAGAATTTGAAGCGCTATCGAGATATTCTCCATTATGGGGAAGAAGTTGTGGTGACGGAGAAGATTCACGGAACCAATTTTAGTGTTTTAGTAGATGCTAATGGAACGACGCACATTGGCAGCCATAACTACTTTTGGAAGAACAACGAGAATAATAAAAATCTCGTGTATATCCGAGCGTACAACGAGAATCTATATTTGCAAAAATTGCCAACAGGCACTCAGGTATTTGGGGAAATATATGGGGTGCAAGATATTAAGTATGGTTTGAATAATGGCAAAATTGGCATTGCTATATTTGCCATTCGGCGGGGCGCTAACTTCTTGAATTGGGAAGAGTTTGTGGCCTTTTGCGAAGAGTTTTCTTTGCCCAGAGTGCCTGTACTCTATGCTGGCGGTTATAGCTGGGAAGCGGTATCGCAGTTTAACAATGCTGATAGCGTGCTGAGTCCAGATTGCATGATGGAGGGTGTTGTTGTACAGCCGCTTGTAGAGAAGACGCATCCAGAAATAGGACGAGTTGTGTTGAAATTGATAAGCGATCGCTACCTGCTCCGCCAAAACGGAACTGAGTTACATTAA
- a CDS encoding ribosomal protein L7/L12, with the protein MKTSEILEQLKSITLLEAADLVSQIEECFGVDVTGRYLRCKVWDDGEYDPLYEVVLEEVPVDNKIAVIRVLRHLTDWTLPQVKKFVEAAPNLVEKGVYGSKAEDIKRQLEAAGAKVSLKPGY; encoded by the coding sequence ATGAAAACCAGCGAAATCCTGGAACAATTAAAATCAATAACTTTACTTGAAGCTGCGGATCTGGTTTCTCAAATCGAAGAATGTTTTGGTGTTGATGTTACAGGTAGATATCTACGTTGTAAAGTTTGGGATGATGGCGAATACGATCCTTTATATGAGGTTGTTTTAGAAGAAGTACCCGTAGATAATAAGATCGCTGTTATTAGAGTGTTACGCCATCTGACAGATTGGACTTTACCACAAGTAAAAAAGTTTGTAGAAGCAGCGCCGAATTTGGTTGAGAAAGGAGTATATGGGAGTAAAGCTGAGGATATTAAGCGACAGCTAGAAGCAGCTGGAGCGAAAGTTTCACTAAAACCAGGATATTGA